Proteins encoded in a region of the Thunnus thynnus chromosome 8, fThuThy2.1, whole genome shotgun sequence genome:
- the ccdc124 gene encoding coiled-coil domain-containing protein 124 produces the protein MPKKFQGENSKAATARARKAEAKAVADARRKKEEDDALWQETDKHVLKKEQRKDDKEKRRLDLLERKKENQRLLDEENARLKGKSQKEAQSGGKVTRAQIEETLQQEQQQQQQQQQQQLKPKEKSHLDTPLEENVNRIIPEEGTEEARTIEDAIAVLSTGPEELDRHPERRMKAAFASYEEANMPRLKKENPNMRLSQLKQQLKKEWMKAPENPLNQRFATFNSK, from the exons ATGCCAAAGAAGTTCCAGGGCGAGAACTCCAAGGCGGCCACAGCCAGAGCACGCAAGGCTGAGGCCAAAGCAGTGGCAGACGCCCgcaggaagaaggaggaggacgATGCTCTGTGGCAGGAAACTGACAAACATGTCCTCAAAAAAGAGCAGAGAAAG GATGACAAGGAGAAGAGGAGGTTAGACCTtctggagaggaaaaaggaaaaccaGCGACTTCTAGATGAGGAGAACGCCAGGCTGAAAGGCAAATCCCAGAAGGAGGCTCAATCAGGAGGAAAAGTTACTCGTGCCCAAATTGAGGAGACACtccagcaggagcagcagcagcagcagcagcagcagcagcagcagctcaagCCGAAAG AAAAGAGTCATCTGGATACTCCACTGGAAGAGAATGTGAACAGAATTATCCCTGAAGAAGGAACTGAGGAAGCCAGAACAATAGAAGATGCCATTGCTGTGCTCAG CACGGGGCCTGAGGAACTGGATCGCCACCCGGAGCGGAGGATGAAAGCAGCGTTCGCTTCCTATGAGGAGGCCAACATGCCTCGCCTAAAAAAGGAGAACCCCAACATGAGATTGTCTCAGCTGAAGCAACAGCTGAAGAAGGAGTGGATGAAAGCACCAGAGAATCCCCTGAACCAACGCTTTGCCACCTTCAACTCAAAGTGA
- the kcnn1b gene encoding small conductance calcium-activated potassium channel protein 1b isoform X1, with protein sequence MCTHYSTMISWIQIYFRTFVICHHPLLSHLSSCLHVILFQLCSDAMRLILVKPTNATRRLDSTGEVFRDGDHEHCTSGGPSPPTKTPEGMCDRYSGTSLEVSSSPQETSLCCLSSAPHERSNGISPPRVSAQMSPLKTRNLTLSQLSDQDWLLLCGQVSRVGDDSLSAERPGTSVGHPNHSDRCGCSCPDAHSEGSSIQPQSKHSAVQDGLSRVSNKRGLSSSPHSKIFSQSTHFSTSCQVLPHQTNQRDLLKPATKHPQDNVMPHCSDQEGQKEQQLCNHFKLKDSSQATCPNLFNIPLNSIECAETNQKLPQQPQLAASTDHNWRELFGKEPVLVQQCQKQDSHCSVSGDETRKSSGDPAIILKCRHLPYNPLTSAPRVKRSSTPASNKSVQSFSASQYSSLDNQELVEARARQRQSQTNTQHLSGSKLSLPKHLPPSDTTQSGDIVNGDVVRPLTSHDTVRPSLADLHSGQQPLQLLHSAILEDAFSKVIREDSSKANSENLTREEGSVPQKKTKDISYRLGQRRALFGKRKQLSDYALVCGMFGIIVMVIETELSRGFYSKDSIYSYVLKGLISLSTAILLGLIVMYHAREIQLFMVDNGADDWRIAMTFERILFVVFELLVCAIHPIPGQYVFSWTARLAFSYTASVADADVDIILSVPMFLRLYLIGRVMLLHSKLFTDASSRSIGALNKINFDTRFVMKTLMTICPGTVLLVFSVSCWIIAAWTVRVCERYYDAQEVTSTFLGAMWLISITFLSIGYGDMVPHTYCGKGVCLLTGIMGAGCTALVVAVVARKSELTRAEKHVHNFMMDTQLYKKIKNTAANVLRETWLIYKNTKLVKKIDHARVRHHQRKFLQAIHQLRRVKMEQRKLTDQANTVADLAKTQNMMYDLVSELQHRSEELDRRIVALEEKLDSILLSVQSLPVALSQAITKLQKDFLDDLACRVHFLSSSLSSECCSVPARQICPGSTTSETPYS encoded by the exons ATGTGTACACATTATTCAACCATGATATCTTGGATCCAAATATATTTCAGGACATTTGTTATATGTCATCATCCTCTTCTTTCTCATCTTTCCTCTTGCCTGCATGTTATCTTATTTCAGCTCTGCAGTGATGCCATGAGGTTGATTTTGGTTAAACCCACCAACGCAACACGACGTCTTGACTCAACAGGTGAAGTCTTCCGTGACGGGGACCATGAGCATTGCACCTCAGGAGGTCCATCACCCCCCACAAAAACCCCTGAGGGGATGTGCGATCGATACTCAGGGACCTCCTTGGAAGTGTCTTCGTCCCCACAGGAGACAAGTCTGTGCTGTCTTTCGTCTGCCCCCCATGAAAGATCCAATGGAATCAGTCCTCCCAGAGTTTCAGCCCAGATGTCACCTCTGAAAACTCGAAATTTAACCTTATCACAGCTGAGTGATCAGGACTGGCTGCTGCTTTGTGGCCAGGTTAGCAGGGTAGGGGATGATTCACTATCAGCAGAGAGACCAGGCACCAGTGTGGGACATCCAAACCACAGTGACAGATGTGGTTGTTCCTGTCCTGATGCACATTCAGAGGGTTCTAGTATTCAACCACAATCAAAACACAGTGCAGTCCAAGACGGCCTCTCCAGAGTTTCAAACAAGAGAGGCCTTTCATCTTCACCACACTCCAAGATTTTCTCTCAAAGCACCCACTTTTCGACCTCTTGCCAGGTTTTACCACACCAAACAAACCAAAGGGATCTTTTGAAACCTGCAACAAAACATCCACAGGATAATGTCATGCCTCACTGCAGTGACCAAGAAGGTCAAAAAGAGCAACAGCTTTGCaatcattttaaactcaaagaCAGCAGCCAAGCAACCTGTCCAAATCTGTTCAATATTCCTCTGAACTCCATCGAGTGCGCTGAGACAAATCAGAAACTTCCCCAACAGCCACAGCTTGCTGCCAGCACAGACCACAACTGGAGAGAGCTTTTTGGTAAAGAACCAGTGTTAGTTCAGCAATGTCAAAAGCAAGACTCTCACTGCTCTGTAAGTGGTGATGAAACCCGGAAGTCATCTGGAGATCCCGCCATCATCCTAAAGTGCCGTCATCTCCCTTACAACCCTCTGACCAGTGCTCCACGGGTGAAGAGGTCATCTACACCAGCCAGCAACAAAAGCGTCCAGTCCTTCTCCGCCAGTCAGTACAGTTCACTTGACAACCAGGAGTTAGTGGAAGCGAGAGCAAGGCAGCGACAAAGTCAg ACAAACACTCAACACCTCAGCGGATCGAAACTCTCTCTCCCTAAACACCTTCCACCTTCCGACACCACACAAAGTGGTGACATAGTCAATGGAGATGTTGTGCGACCGCTGACCAGCCATGACACTGTGAGACCCAGTCTTGCAGATCTTCACTCAGGCCAGCAGCCCCTTCAGCTTCTTCACAGTGCCATCCTCGAGGATGCCTTCTCCAAAGTCATCAGAGAAGATTCCAGTAAGGCCAACAGTGAGAACCTGACCAGGGAGGAAGGTAGCGTACCACAGAAGAAGACCAAGGACATCAGCTACAGACTGGGTCAGCGAAGAGCTCTCTTTGGGAAGCGCAAACAGCTGAGCGACTATGCCTTGGTCTGCGGGATGTTTGGCATTATTGTCATGGTGATTGAGACAGAGCTGTCAAGGGGATTTTACAGCAAG GACTCTATATATTCATATGTACTGAAAGGCCTGATAAGCCTTTCTACTGCTATTCTTCTTGGACTCATTGTGATGTACCATGCGAGGGAAATCCAG CTCTTCATGGTGGACAACGGAGCAGATGATTGGAGGATAGCCATGACCTTTGAGCGCATtctctttgttgtgtttgagcTCCTCGTCTGCGCCATCCATCCGATCCCAGGCCAGTATGTGTTCAGCTGGACTGCTCGATTAGCCTTCAGCTACACAGCGTCAGTAGCGGATGCTGATGTCGATATCATCCTCTCTGTGCCGATGTTCCTGCGCCTCTACCTGATTGGCCGGGTCATGCTTCTCCACAGCAAGCTCTTCACAGATGCGTCCTCCCGCAGCATTGGGGCGCTCAACAAGATCAACTTTGACACCCGCTTTGTCATGAAGACTCTGATGACCATCTGTCCTGGCACTGTCCTACTGGTCTTCAGCGTGTCCTGTTGGATCATCGCAGCGTGGACTGTGCGTGTATGTGAGAG GTATTACGATGCCCAGGAGGTGACTAGTACCTTCCTTGGAGCAATGTGGCTGATCTCTATCACTTTCCTGTCCATCGGCTATGGCGACATGGTCCCTCACACCTACTGTGGAAAAGGAGTTTGCCTGTTAACTGGAATCATG GGAGCGGGCTGCACAGCCTTGGTGGTTGCTGTTGTTGCAAGGAAGTCAGAACTCACCAGAGCTGAGAAGCACGTCCATAACTTCATGATGGATACTCAGCTCTACAAAAAG ataaaaaacacagcagccaaTGTGTTGAGGGAGACGTGGCTTATCTACAAAAACACCAAGCTGGTCAAGAAGATTGATCATGCCAGAGTTCGCCACCATCAGCGTAAATTCCTGCAAGCCATCCACCA ACTGCGAAGAGTCAAAATGGAGCAAAGGAAACTAACTGACCAGGCCAACACAGTTGCTGATCTTGCAAAG ACTCAGAACATGATGTATGATCTGGTGTCGGAGCTGCAGCATCGAAGCGAGGAGCTGGACAGGAGGATCgtggctctggaggagaaaCTGGACTCCATCCTCCTCAGTGTGCAGTCACTGCCCGTTGCGCTTTCTCAAGCAATAACAAAGCTACAAAAAGATTTCCTGGATGACTTAGCCTGTCGTGTCCACTTCCTGTCATCCTCCCTCAGCTCTGAGTGCTGTTCAGTCCCTGCAAGGCAGATCTGTCCAGGCTCCACCACATCAGAGACACCATACAGCTGA
- the kcnn1b gene encoding small conductance calcium-activated potassium channel protein 1b isoform X2: protein MRLILVKPTNATRRLDSTGEVFRDGDHEHCTSGGPSPPTKTPEGMCDRYSGTSLEVSSSPQETSLCCLSSAPHERSNGISPPRVSAQMSPLKTRNLTLSQLSDQDWLLLCGQVSRVGDDSLSAERPGTSVGHPNHSDRCGCSCPDAHSEGSSIQPQSKHSAVQDGLSRVSNKRGLSSSPHSKIFSQSTHFSTSCQVLPHQTNQRDLLKPATKHPQDNVMPHCSDQEGQKEQQLCNHFKLKDSSQATCPNLFNIPLNSIECAETNQKLPQQPQLAASTDHNWRELFGKEPVLVQQCQKQDSHCSVSGDETRKSSGDPAIILKCRHLPYNPLTSAPRVKRSSTPASNKSVQSFSASQYSSLDNQELVEARARQRQSQTNTQHLSGSKLSLPKHLPPSDTTQSGDIVNGDVVRPLTSHDTVRPSLADLHSGQQPLQLLHSAILEDAFSKVIREDSSKANSENLTREEGSVPQKKTKDISYRLGQRRALFGKRKQLSDYALVCGMFGIIVMVIETELSRGFYSKDSIYSYVLKGLISLSTAILLGLIVMYHAREIQLFMVDNGADDWRIAMTFERILFVVFELLVCAIHPIPGQYVFSWTARLAFSYTASVADADVDIILSVPMFLRLYLIGRVMLLHSKLFTDASSRSIGALNKINFDTRFVMKTLMTICPGTVLLVFSVSCWIIAAWTVRVCERYYDAQEVTSTFLGAMWLISITFLSIGYGDMVPHTYCGKGVCLLTGIMGAGCTALVVAVVARKSELTRAEKHVHNFMMDTQLYKKIKNTAANVLRETWLIYKNTKLVKKIDHARVRHHQRKFLQAIHQLRRVKMEQRKLTDQANTVADLAKTQNMMYDLVSELQHRSEELDRRIVALEEKLDSILLSVQSLPVALSQAITKLQKDFLDDLACRVHFLSSSLSSECCSVPARQICPGSTTSETPYS from the exons ATGAGGTTGATTTTGGTTAAACCCACCAACGCAACACGACGTCTTGACTCAACAGGTGAAGTCTTCCGTGACGGGGACCATGAGCATTGCACCTCAGGAGGTCCATCACCCCCCACAAAAACCCCTGAGGGGATGTGCGATCGATACTCAGGGACCTCCTTGGAAGTGTCTTCGTCCCCACAGGAGACAAGTCTGTGCTGTCTTTCGTCTGCCCCCCATGAAAGATCCAATGGAATCAGTCCTCCCAGAGTTTCAGCCCAGATGTCACCTCTGAAAACTCGAAATTTAACCTTATCACAGCTGAGTGATCAGGACTGGCTGCTGCTTTGTGGCCAGGTTAGCAGGGTAGGGGATGATTCACTATCAGCAGAGAGACCAGGCACCAGTGTGGGACATCCAAACCACAGTGACAGATGTGGTTGTTCCTGTCCTGATGCACATTCAGAGGGTTCTAGTATTCAACCACAATCAAAACACAGTGCAGTCCAAGACGGCCTCTCCAGAGTTTCAAACAAGAGAGGCCTTTCATCTTCACCACACTCCAAGATTTTCTCTCAAAGCACCCACTTTTCGACCTCTTGCCAGGTTTTACCACACCAAACAAACCAAAGGGATCTTTTGAAACCTGCAACAAAACATCCACAGGATAATGTCATGCCTCACTGCAGTGACCAAGAAGGTCAAAAAGAGCAACAGCTTTGCaatcattttaaactcaaagaCAGCAGCCAAGCAACCTGTCCAAATCTGTTCAATATTCCTCTGAACTCCATCGAGTGCGCTGAGACAAATCAGAAACTTCCCCAACAGCCACAGCTTGCTGCCAGCACAGACCACAACTGGAGAGAGCTTTTTGGTAAAGAACCAGTGTTAGTTCAGCAATGTCAAAAGCAAGACTCTCACTGCTCTGTAAGTGGTGATGAAACCCGGAAGTCATCTGGAGATCCCGCCATCATCCTAAAGTGCCGTCATCTCCCTTACAACCCTCTGACCAGTGCTCCACGGGTGAAGAGGTCATCTACACCAGCCAGCAACAAAAGCGTCCAGTCCTTCTCCGCCAGTCAGTACAGTTCACTTGACAACCAGGAGTTAGTGGAAGCGAGAGCAAGGCAGCGACAAAGTCAg ACAAACACTCAACACCTCAGCGGATCGAAACTCTCTCTCCCTAAACACCTTCCACCTTCCGACACCACACAAAGTGGTGACATAGTCAATGGAGATGTTGTGCGACCGCTGACCAGCCATGACACTGTGAGACCCAGTCTTGCAGATCTTCACTCAGGCCAGCAGCCCCTTCAGCTTCTTCACAGTGCCATCCTCGAGGATGCCTTCTCCAAAGTCATCAGAGAAGATTCCAGTAAGGCCAACAGTGAGAACCTGACCAGGGAGGAAGGTAGCGTACCACAGAAGAAGACCAAGGACATCAGCTACAGACTGGGTCAGCGAAGAGCTCTCTTTGGGAAGCGCAAACAGCTGAGCGACTATGCCTTGGTCTGCGGGATGTTTGGCATTATTGTCATGGTGATTGAGACAGAGCTGTCAAGGGGATTTTACAGCAAG GACTCTATATATTCATATGTACTGAAAGGCCTGATAAGCCTTTCTACTGCTATTCTTCTTGGACTCATTGTGATGTACCATGCGAGGGAAATCCAG CTCTTCATGGTGGACAACGGAGCAGATGATTGGAGGATAGCCATGACCTTTGAGCGCATtctctttgttgtgtttgagcTCCTCGTCTGCGCCATCCATCCGATCCCAGGCCAGTATGTGTTCAGCTGGACTGCTCGATTAGCCTTCAGCTACACAGCGTCAGTAGCGGATGCTGATGTCGATATCATCCTCTCTGTGCCGATGTTCCTGCGCCTCTACCTGATTGGCCGGGTCATGCTTCTCCACAGCAAGCTCTTCACAGATGCGTCCTCCCGCAGCATTGGGGCGCTCAACAAGATCAACTTTGACACCCGCTTTGTCATGAAGACTCTGATGACCATCTGTCCTGGCACTGTCCTACTGGTCTTCAGCGTGTCCTGTTGGATCATCGCAGCGTGGACTGTGCGTGTATGTGAGAG GTATTACGATGCCCAGGAGGTGACTAGTACCTTCCTTGGAGCAATGTGGCTGATCTCTATCACTTTCCTGTCCATCGGCTATGGCGACATGGTCCCTCACACCTACTGTGGAAAAGGAGTTTGCCTGTTAACTGGAATCATG GGAGCGGGCTGCACAGCCTTGGTGGTTGCTGTTGTTGCAAGGAAGTCAGAACTCACCAGAGCTGAGAAGCACGTCCATAACTTCATGATGGATACTCAGCTCTACAAAAAG ataaaaaacacagcagccaaTGTGTTGAGGGAGACGTGGCTTATCTACAAAAACACCAAGCTGGTCAAGAAGATTGATCATGCCAGAGTTCGCCACCATCAGCGTAAATTCCTGCAAGCCATCCACCA ACTGCGAAGAGTCAAAATGGAGCAAAGGAAACTAACTGACCAGGCCAACACAGTTGCTGATCTTGCAAAG ACTCAGAACATGATGTATGATCTGGTGTCGGAGCTGCAGCATCGAAGCGAGGAGCTGGACAGGAGGATCgtggctctggaggagaaaCTGGACTCCATCCTCCTCAGTGTGCAGTCACTGCCCGTTGCGCTTTCTCAAGCAATAACAAAGCTACAAAAAGATTTCCTGGATGACTTAGCCTGTCGTGTCCACTTCCTGTCATCCTCCCTCAGCTCTGAGTGCTGTTCAGTCCCTGCAAGGCAGATCTGTCCAGGCTCCACCACATCAGAGACACCATACAGCTGA